Proteins encoded together in one Streptomyces sp. NA04227 window:
- a CDS encoding FAD-dependent monooxygenase, producing MTSTTGARSRTSPADGPPEREGPEQRVRGEGRSEEGRDEISADVLIVGAGPTGLALALDLTRRGVRCLVAEREERLFPGSRGKGIQPRTQEILYDFGVLPAIHASGSLYPPMRLWEAGRPVKTWQMVELSQDSEQVPHANAWLIPQARTQEVLFRRLKELGGRVHFGRAVTILAQDDSGVTARLGDGRTVRASYAVAADGGRSSVRQGLGIGMTGETVDPRPLLVADVELAPEAPLDRDHWHVWQGEDGGGMSMCPLPGPGNVFQILVQYPEVDSIPDASAEGVLKLVDHRTHLSASAVDEVLWASEFRAKAALAERFRQGRIFLAGDAAHVHSPAGGQGLNTSIQDVYNLGWKLAAVLRDGAPENLLDTYEEERLPIAAEMLGLSTRIHRTTVAKGGATTVQRGPEVQQLGLGYGDSSLSVETREHTGPGGVRVGDRAPDGRPGGNRLFDLFRGTHWSLLAIGTDVPLPELDHRIVRTHRLPPYEAYGTGVFLVRPDGYVGWAGESAEGVKDYLEAVLTG from the coding sequence ATGACTTCCACGACGGGAGCCAGGAGCAGGACGAGTCCGGCGGACGGACCGCCGGAACGAGAGGGACCGGAGCAGCGAGTAAGAGGGGAGGGCAGGAGTGAGGAGGGCAGGGACGAGATCTCGGCCGACGTGCTGATCGTCGGCGCCGGGCCCACCGGGTTGGCGCTCGCGCTCGATCTGACCAGGCGCGGCGTGCGCTGCCTGGTCGCCGAACGCGAGGAGCGACTGTTCCCCGGCTCACGGGGCAAGGGAATCCAGCCCCGGACACAGGAAATCCTGTACGACTTCGGGGTGTTGCCCGCGATCCACGCCTCGGGCTCGCTCTATCCGCCGATGCGGCTCTGGGAGGCCGGCCGACCCGTAAAGACCTGGCAGATGGTCGAGTTGAGCCAGGATTCCGAACAGGTGCCCCATGCCAACGCCTGGCTGATACCGCAGGCACGCACCCAGGAAGTGCTGTTCAGGCGCCTGAAGGAGTTGGGCGGCCGGGTTCACTTCGGACGCGCGGTGACCATACTTGCTCAGGACGACTCAGGGGTGACGGCTCGGCTCGGCGACGGGCGGACGGTGCGCGCTTCGTATGCGGTGGCCGCGGACGGTGGACGGTCCTCGGTGCGGCAGGGGCTGGGCATCGGCATGACCGGAGAGACCGTGGATCCGAGGCCGTTGCTGGTGGCGGATGTCGAACTGGCGCCGGAAGCACCACTGGACCGTGACCACTGGCACGTGTGGCAGGGCGAGGACGGTGGCGGCATGTCCATGTGCCCCCTGCCCGGCCCGGGCAATGTCTTCCAGATCCTCGTGCAGTATCCCGAGGTGGACAGCATCCCGGACGCCTCGGCCGAGGGCGTTCTCAAGCTGGTGGATCACCGCACCCACCTCTCGGCGTCAGCTGTCGACGAGGTGCTGTGGGCCTCGGAATTCCGGGCCAAGGCCGCCTTGGCCGAACGCTTCCGCCAGGGGCGGATCTTCCTCGCCGGGGACGCGGCGCATGTCCACTCACCGGCAGGCGGCCAAGGCCTCAACACCAGCATTCAGGACGTCTACAACCTGGGTTGGAAGCTGGCCGCGGTACTCCGGGACGGCGCACCGGAGAACCTCCTCGACACCTATGAGGAGGAGCGCCTCCCGATCGCCGCGGAGATGCTCGGCCTGTCGACACGCATCCACCGCACCACGGTCGCCAAGGGCGGCGCGACCACCGTCCAACGCGGACCGGAAGTGCAGCAACTGGGCCTCGGCTACGGAGACTCGTCGCTCTCGGTCGAGACACGCGAGCACACCGGCCCGGGTGGAGTGCGGGTGGGAGACAGAGCCCCTGACGGGCGCCCGGGCGGCAACCGGCTGTTCGACCTCTTCCGTGGCACGCACTGGTCGCTGCTGGCCATCGGGACCGATGTGCCCCTGCCCGAACTCGACCACCGGATCGTGCGCACCCATCGGCTGCCCCCGTACGAGGCCTACGGAACCGGTGTCTTCCTGGTGCGACCCGACGGCTATGTGGGGTGGGCGGGCGAGAGCGCGGAGGGGGTGAAGGACTACCTGGAAGCGGTCCTGACCGGGTGA
- a CDS encoding TetR/AcrR family transcriptional regulator C-terminal domain-containing protein has protein sequence MGARAEKAKLDKSRVASTALDLLNDVGLEGLTLRAIAKELNIQAPALYWHFKNKQALLDEMATEMYRRMTVDIVYAPAAGWQDHLREANHGLRDSLLRYRDGAKVFSGSQFTGSGHGEGMETELDYLLRAGFSLRQAVRASTTAYLFTLGFVTEEQGVRPVPGKPGQGVDLAQRSENLREYPLAAAAGEELFASYDERFDEGLDIVILGIETRYGIH, from the coding sequence GTGGGCGCGCGGGCGGAGAAGGCCAAGCTCGACAAGTCCCGCGTCGCGTCGACCGCGCTGGATCTGCTGAACGATGTCGGTCTCGAGGGGCTGACCCTGCGAGCGATCGCCAAGGAGCTGAACATCCAGGCGCCCGCGCTCTATTGGCATTTCAAGAACAAGCAGGCCCTGCTGGACGAGATGGCCACGGAGATGTACCGGCGGATGACCGTCGACATCGTCTACGCGCCCGCGGCCGGCTGGCAGGACCATCTGCGCGAGGCGAACCACGGCCTGCGCGACTCCCTGCTCCGGTACCGGGACGGGGCGAAGGTCTTCAGCGGCTCACAGTTCACCGGGAGCGGGCACGGCGAGGGGATGGAGACCGAGCTCGACTATCTGCTCCGGGCCGGATTCAGCCTGCGGCAGGCGGTGCGCGCCAGTACCACGGCGTACCTGTTCACGCTCGGATTCGTCACCGAGGAACAGGGAGTGCGGCCGGTGCCGGGGAAGCCGGGTCAGGGGGTGGACCTCGCGCAACGCTCCGAGAATCTCAGGGAGTACCCGCTCGCGGCCGCGGCGGGCGAGGAGCTGTTCGCGTCCTACGACGAGCGGTTCGACGAGGGCCTGGACATCGTCATCCTGGGCATCGAGACGCGGTACGGGATCCACTGA
- a CDS encoding acyltransferase produces MTAAGTETKQLPEARAEQPTPKPAKHAPRLRALDGLRLVAALMVAFYHYGGRDGEISQSWGTSSKVQFPTAHEFFAYGCLGVQIFFVISGFVICMSGWGRPLRSFFASRASRLLPAYWAAIILVTAVFALPTIAFKAASPSDTLVNLTMMQQPLGVDRVLGVCWTLWAEVRFYALFALCVVLPGATRQRVILFCAGWTLAAAIAEAANEPLLDIVLMPEYAPFFIGGIGLYLLHRDRRDAIGWGIVGVSWLIGQHYAVSKLWHPPNPEFFSNRSSVGIILVVTLGFMAVGAIALGAMNWANWRWLTVAGALTYPFYLVHEHLGWVVVEVLHQRLDLPSSATLALTITSMLVLAWLLNRFVEDWMTPKLRSALAPRR; encoded by the coding sequence ATGACGGCCGCCGGAACCGAGACAAAACAGCTCCCCGAGGCCCGGGCCGAGCAGCCCACGCCGAAACCCGCCAAGCACGCGCCCCGGCTCCGTGCTCTGGACGGCCTCCGCCTGGTCGCCGCCCTGATGGTGGCCTTCTACCACTACGGCGGTCGCGACGGGGAGATCTCCCAGTCCTGGGGCACCTCCAGCAAGGTGCAGTTCCCCACGGCGCACGAGTTCTTCGCCTACGGCTGCCTGGGCGTACAGATCTTCTTCGTGATCAGCGGCTTCGTGATCTGTATGAGCGGCTGGGGCCGACCGCTGAGGTCGTTCTTCGCCTCACGCGCCTCGCGACTGCTGCCCGCGTACTGGGCGGCCATCATTCTGGTGACCGCGGTCTTCGCCCTGCCCACCATCGCGTTCAAGGCCGCCTCGCCGAGCGACACACTCGTGAACCTCACGATGATGCAGCAACCGCTGGGCGTGGACCGCGTCCTCGGCGTCTGCTGGACGCTCTGGGCCGAGGTCCGCTTCTACGCGCTGTTCGCCCTGTGCGTCGTCCTCCCGGGGGCGACCCGGCAGCGGGTGATTCTCTTCTGCGCGGGCTGGACGCTGGCCGCGGCCATAGCCGAGGCGGCCAACGAGCCGCTCCTGGACATCGTGCTCATGCCCGAGTACGCACCGTTCTTCATCGGCGGCATAGGGCTGTACCTGCTGCACCGCGACCGCCGCGACGCCATCGGCTGGGGCATCGTCGGTGTCAGCTGGCTGATAGGACAGCACTACGCGGTGTCCAAGCTCTGGCACCCGCCGAACCCCGAGTTCTTCTCGAACCGCTCCTCGGTCGGCATCATCCTGGTCGTCACCCTCGGCTTCATGGCCGTCGGAGCCATTGCGCTCGGCGCCATGAACTGGGCGAACTGGCGCTGGCTGACGGTCGCCGGTGCACTCACCTATCCCTTCTACCTGGTGCACGAGCACCTCGGCTGGGTCGTTGTGGAGGTCCTGCATCAGCGTCTGGACCTGCCCTCGTCCGCGACGTTGGCGCTCACGATCACGTCGATGCTGGTGCTGGCCTGGCTGCTGAACAGGTTCGTCGAGGACTGGATGACACCGAAGCTGCGCTCGGCCCTGGCCCCTCGGCGCTGA